One genomic segment of Myxococcales bacterium includes these proteins:
- a CDS encoding S8/S53 family peptidase, whose translation MQIEGQRHQNQARIAMILTVSLCSIACGERVDGGPLRGSRAELEATCKGPALLTTPHVFENINRTVVIQTCNSVDGVSRFAVTDETGSTADFEELERLDALAFHNVNASMRGALRAALDSDSGREIKVQIWFRPDVIDDVPKEETVGEGLEAQEQAKRESKVFAKANDVLDRLGKIPGLELLSGTAGFSEYGPPVILARGSRNALDQAGMADEVWEIVPVEETWKPGTTNYFFTTNDVWLDYAGHDGTGQTVAILEFVRPDSSLNLPGWPSGSCAPDSGFGTSRLCHCPGGARGSHARQMMGIVRASSGALWFEGMADEVSTIAANTDGGCTTNGPDAFSSALNWATSNGARVISCSDQMGPDPLVDAFQSSRDRLYDYKASVSPYPFIAVIAGNANAGSKVMSRPRNGVSVGSAQENSGSDRNSVVMAAHSSDLNPNGATGFEVPHLVAIGSNVDSAGKALNSTDTGLTGTSVAAPQVAGVVAGLHEFNPTLKSWPEVVIPGLLASGDEDVDGTPLNLHDGVDDSDGAGLLNASLAAGVLGAGSKRDGNNPAAVQGHDFGSMWEVTTPTYTVYSEKWNASVAPGKVLRAAAFFQSRPTCPANPGCSSPGGFSGCTASQVCSANPFVIFSLQVYDGTTLVAASNSTSNNYQFVRVPNNGGGVKTYNIRLIPLNYSGLPGTTWGVAWAEADE comes from the coding sequence ATGCAGATCGAGGGCCAGCGGCACCAGAATCAAGCACGAATCGCAATGATCCTCACGGTATCGCTCTGTTCAATCGCGTGCGGTGAGCGAGTCGATGGCGGCCCGCTCAGAGGCTCGCGTGCAGAACTCGAAGCCACCTGCAAAGGCCCCGCCCTGCTGACGACTCCCCACGTGTTCGAGAATATCAACCGAACGGTCGTAATCCAGACCTGCAATTCTGTAGACGGTGTTTCTCGCTTCGCAGTCACCGACGAAACGGGGTCGACGGCGGATTTCGAGGAGCTAGAGCGGCTTGATGCACTCGCGTTTCACAACGTCAACGCGAGCATGCGTGGCGCCCTACGCGCCGCGCTGGATTCCGACTCAGGTCGGGAGATCAAAGTCCAGATTTGGTTCCGCCCCGATGTGATCGATGACGTTCCGAAAGAGGAGACTGTCGGAGAAGGGCTTGAAGCCCAAGAACAAGCGAAGCGGGAATCGAAGGTGTTCGCGAAGGCGAATGACGTGCTTGACCGGCTCGGAAAGATCCCTGGCTTGGAGCTGCTGTCGGGCACCGCCGGTTTCTCTGAGTATGGGCCGCCAGTCATCTTGGCTCGAGGCAGTCGAAACGCGCTGGACCAGGCCGGCATGGCTGACGAAGTCTGGGAGATCGTTCCCGTCGAGGAGACTTGGAAGCCGGGCACGACCAACTACTTCTTCACAACCAATGACGTTTGGTTGGACTACGCAGGACACGACGGGACCGGACAGACCGTCGCGATACTTGAGTTCGTTCGCCCAGACAGTTCGCTGAACCTCCCGGGCTGGCCGTCCGGCTCGTGTGCCCCGGATTCTGGCTTTGGAACCTCCCGCCTTTGCCACTGCCCCGGCGGGGCGCGGGGTTCCCACGCCCGGCAGATGATGGGAATCGTGCGCGCCTCGAGCGGAGCGCTTTGGTTTGAAGGGATGGCGGACGAGGTCAGCACGATCGCTGCAAACACGGACGGCGGATGCACAACCAATGGGCCCGATGCGTTCTCAAGTGCGCTCAATTGGGCGACATCGAACGGCGCTCGGGTGATCAGCTGTAGTGACCAAATGGGTCCCGATCCGCTGGTGGACGCTTTTCAATCATCACGTGATCGACTCTACGACTACAAAGCCTCCGTGTCCCCGTATCCGTTCATTGCTGTCATCGCCGGCAATGCCAACGCAGGCTCCAAGGTGATGAGCCGTCCGCGCAACGGAGTAAGCGTGGGTTCCGCGCAGGAAAACTCCGGCAGTGATCGCAACAGCGTGGTCATGGCGGCCCACTCGAGCGATTTGAACCCCAACGGCGCCACTGGCTTCGAAGTCCCGCATCTCGTGGCCATTGGCTCAAACGTAGACTCTGCTGGAAAAGCATTGAATAGCACTGACACCGGGCTGACCGGCACAAGTGTGGCAGCCCCGCAGGTGGCTGGGGTTGTTGCCGGTCTCCACGAGTTCAACCCAACGCTGAAGTCCTGGCCGGAAGTGGTCATCCCAGGATTGTTGGCGTCCGGCGACGAGGATGTCGACGGAACACCGCTCAACTTACATGACGGTGTTGACGATTCCGATGGCGCGGGCCTCTTGAACGCATCGCTGGCTGCCGGGGTGCTCGGGGCTGGCTCAAAAAGGGATGGTAACAATCCAGCTGCTGTCCAGGGTCATGACTTCGGAAGTATGTGGGAAGTCACCACACCCACGTATACAGTGTATTCGGAGAAGTGGAACGCGAGCGTTGCGCCGGGCAAGGTTCTTCGAGCGGCTGCATTTTTCCAGTCTCGGCCGACGTGCCCAGCAAACCCGGGGTGTTCGTCGCCTGGGGGGTTCAGCGGCTGCACGGCCTCACAGGTCTGCTCGGCGAACCCTTTCGTCATCTTTTCGCTGCAGGTCTACGATGGGACGACGTTGGTCGCCGCGTCGAACAGCACCAGCAACAACTATCAGTTCGTTCGAGTGCCGAACAACGGTGGCGGCGTGAAGACCTACAACATCCGTCTGATCCCGCTCAACTATAGCGGCCTGCCAGGCACCACTTGGGGAGTCGCCTGGGCGGAGGCTGACGAATGA
- the gyrB gene encoding DNA topoisomerase (ATP-hydrolyzing) subunit B, whose product MTTEAPETPDTPSETAEAAAPAEAAAPAEAAAPAEAPTPAEAAAPEEYDAANITVLEGLEAVRKRPGMYIGDVHDGSALHHLVWEVIDNSVDEHLAGHCNRVRVTIHFDGSVTVEDNGRGIPVDKHERGVSAAEVVMTVLHAGGKFDHSSYKVSAGLHGVGVSAVNAVCEKLQLEIKRQGGLYFQEYRRGVPQGPIERIGETSEHGTKVTFKPDTQIFTSTEYNYDILANRLRELSFLNSGLVIELNDERNGGQREVFEFQGGIKEFVALLSQKKEPIHEDVIAFTTEMQTEDSKAPIGVDLAIQWSAAFQEQILCYTNNVHNKDGGTHLTGLRTALTRMLNSYGQAQNLLKDVKSGISGEDAREGVICVIHVKHPDPSFDSQTKSKLVSSEVAGLVQNVVAEQVGRYFEEHPSTAKKILEKAVLASRAREAARKAREVVRKGVLDNTHLSGKLADCQSKDPAQSEIYIVEGESAGGSAKQGRDRHFQAILPLKGKILNVERARLDKMLSSQEVATLISALGCGIGENGNFDLSKVRYHRVILMTDADVDGSHIRTLLLTFFYRQMRELIESGFLYIAQPPLFRVRKGKKDLYLKDQGALDRLLTQNGIDGLTVQSTKGPAISGKPLYELATRLRSFRHILGKIDRRCDARVVGAVLRSSGMKREDFRSAEKVNAAADQLRTYLEGRYPDLLPLSVDVDRDDTHGGGRIAVKFRPGASTRPAVMDWEVADSAEYQELLAIEEDIRSIGPLPYTAKTETGQPVSLPDPESLDALIDERGRKGTAITRYKGLGEMNASELWETTMNPDARTLLKVRVTDDVAADQLFSVLMGDQVEPRRQFIEDNALNVRNLDI is encoded by the coding sequence TTGACCACCGAGGCTCCCGAGACCCCCGACACCCCGTCCGAGACCGCCGAAGCTGCTGCGCCTGCCGAGGCTGCCGCGCCCGCTGAAGCTGCTGCGCCCGCCGAAGCGCCTACGCCCGCCGAGGCTGCTGCGCCCGAGGAGTACGACGCCGCCAACATCACCGTGCTCGAAGGGCTCGAGGCCGTGCGCAAGCGCCCCGGCATGTACATCGGAGACGTGCACGATGGCTCTGCGCTTCACCACCTGGTCTGGGAGGTGATCGACAACTCCGTCGACGAGCACCTGGCCGGGCACTGCAATCGGGTCAGAGTCACGATTCACTTCGACGGCTCCGTGACGGTCGAGGACAACGGGCGAGGGATCCCGGTCGACAAACACGAGCGAGGGGTCAGCGCAGCCGAGGTCGTGATGACGGTGCTGCACGCCGGCGGAAAGTTCGATCACTCGAGCTACAAGGTCAGCGCAGGCCTGCACGGCGTGGGTGTGAGCGCCGTCAACGCGGTGTGTGAGAAGCTGCAGCTGGAGATCAAACGCCAGGGCGGGCTCTATTTTCAGGAGTATCGGCGCGGCGTGCCCCAGGGCCCCATCGAGCGCATCGGCGAGACCTCGGAGCACGGGACCAAGGTCACCTTCAAGCCGGACACGCAGATCTTCACCAGCACCGAGTACAACTACGACATCCTGGCCAATCGCCTGCGGGAGCTGAGCTTCCTCAACTCCGGGCTGGTCATCGAGCTCAACGACGAGCGCAACGGCGGCCAGCGCGAGGTGTTCGAGTTCCAGGGCGGCATCAAGGAGTTCGTCGCGCTCCTCAGTCAGAAGAAGGAACCGATTCACGAGGACGTGATCGCCTTCACCACCGAGATGCAGACCGAGGACTCGAAGGCGCCCATCGGAGTCGACCTGGCCATCCAGTGGTCGGCGGCCTTCCAGGAACAGATCCTCTGTTACACCAACAACGTCCACAACAAGGACGGTGGCACTCACCTCACGGGCTTGCGCACGGCCCTCACCCGCATGCTCAACAGCTATGGGCAAGCACAGAACCTGCTCAAGGACGTGAAGAGCGGCATCTCGGGGGAAGACGCGCGAGAAGGGGTGATCTGCGTCATCCACGTCAAGCATCCCGACCCGAGCTTCGACTCGCAGACCAAGAGCAAGCTGGTCTCCAGCGAGGTTGCCGGCCTGGTGCAGAACGTGGTCGCCGAGCAGGTGGGTCGTTATTTCGAGGAGCACCCGTCCACGGCCAAGAAGATCCTGGAGAAGGCCGTGCTGGCCAGCCGCGCCCGAGAGGCGGCGCGCAAGGCCCGCGAGGTCGTGCGCAAGGGTGTGCTCGACAACACCCACCTGAGCGGCAAGCTCGCCGATTGTCAGAGCAAGGATCCGGCGCAGAGCGAGATCTACATCGTCGAGGGAGAGAGCGCCGGCGGCAGCGCAAAACAGGGACGCGATCGCCACTTTCAGGCCATCCTCCCGCTCAAGGGCAAGATCCTGAACGTCGAGCGCGCGCGCCTCGACAAGATGCTCTCGAGCCAAGAGGTCGCGACGCTGATCAGCGCCCTCGGCTGCGGCATCGGCGAGAACGGCAACTTCGACCTATCGAAGGTGCGTTATCACCGCGTGATTCTCATGACAGACGCCGACGTGGACGGAAGTCACATCCGCACGCTGCTGCTCACGTTCTTCTATCGCCAGATGCGCGAGCTGATCGAGAGCGGGTTCTTGTACATCGCGCAGCCTCCGCTGTTCCGCGTGCGCAAGGGCAAGAAAGATCTCTACCTGAAAGATCAGGGCGCGCTCGATCGTCTGCTCACACAGAACGGCATCGACGGGCTCACCGTGCAGAGCACCAAGGGGCCAGCCATCTCGGGCAAGCCCCTGTACGAGCTGGCGACGCGGCTGCGCTCGTTCCGGCACATCCTCGGCAAGATCGATCGCCGCTGTGACGCGCGGGTGGTCGGTGCCGTCTTGCGCTCCAGCGGCATGAAACGCGAAGACTTCCGGAGCGCCGAGAAGGTCAACGCTGCCGCAGACCAACTGCGCACCTACCTGGAAGGGCGATATCCCGACCTCTTGCCGCTCAGCGTCGACGTCGATCGGGACGACACCCACGGCGGCGGCCGCATCGCGGTCAAATTCCGCCCCGGCGCGTCCACCCGACCTGCGGTGATGGACTGGGAGGTCGCCGACTCCGCGGAGTACCAGGAGCTCTTGGCCATCGAGGAGGACATCCGCTCCATCGGGCCATTGCCTTACACCGCAAAGACCGAGACCGGGCAGCCAGTGAGCTTGCCCGATCCGGAGTCTCTCGACGCGCTGATCGACGAGCGCGGGCGCAAGGGCACGGCCATCACGCGCTACAAGGGGCTCGGTGAAATGAACGCCAGCGAGCTCTGGGAGACCACCATGAACCCGGACGCTCGGACCTTGCTGAAGGTGCGAGTGACCGACGACGTCGCGGCCGACCAGCTGTTCAGTGTGCTCATGGGCGACCAGGTCGAGCCCCGCCGCCAGTTCATCGAAGACAACGCGCTCAACGTCCGAAACCTGGATATCTAA
- the recF gene encoding DNA replication and repair protein RecF (All proteins in this family for which functions are known are DNA-binding proteins that assist the filamentation of RecA onto DNA for the initiation of recombination or recombinational repair.) produces MTAELRFERISVRGFRNISTAELEPAPRLNVVAGDNGHGKTSLLEALYVLSTSRSFRAEKNAEVIQHGSETAVLSAKIRDAGLLREQRAALGPKSRGFFADGKRIQRLADYAVKTPVVVFHPGDLALANGPALGRRTLLDRVALFLEPLSAEHRLRYTEALRERQRALDERGPRAAELDAYEVILAEHGSALSRIRVRTAARLEEALTPAFTRMAAPKLELSVRLISAGCSEVEDFRRALAEARAIDVRRGSASFGPQRDDLELTVDGRSARRHASQGQQRVLSLALKVAELDCVRQARGAHPILLLDDVSSELDAQRFEAVFTLLQGMPSQVFVTTPRPELFAVPGLEPADRADFSVVDGAIQQLAR; encoded by the coding sequence GTGACCGCCGAGCTCCGCTTCGAACGGATCAGCGTCCGCGGATTCCGCAACATCTCGACCGCCGAGCTCGAGCCAGCCCCGCGCCTCAACGTTGTCGCTGGCGACAACGGGCACGGCAAGACCAGCCTGCTCGAGGCGCTGTACGTGCTCTCCACCAGCCGCAGCTTCCGCGCAGAGAAGAACGCCGAGGTCATCCAGCACGGCAGCGAGACGGCGGTGCTGTCGGCGAAGATCCGTGATGCGGGCCTCCTGCGCGAGCAGCGAGCCGCGCTCGGGCCGAAGAGCCGCGGGTTTTTCGCCGATGGAAAGCGCATCCAGCGGCTCGCGGACTACGCCGTGAAGACACCGGTCGTGGTCTTTCATCCCGGTGATCTGGCGCTCGCCAACGGGCCAGCGCTCGGCCGCCGCACCTTGCTCGATCGTGTGGCGTTGTTCCTCGAGCCCCTCAGCGCGGAGCACCGCCTGCGTTACACCGAGGCCCTGCGGGAGCGTCAGCGGGCGCTGGACGAGCGTGGGCCACGCGCCGCGGAGCTCGATGCTTACGAGGTCATCTTGGCCGAGCACGGCTCGGCGCTATCTCGCATTCGCGTTCGCACGGCGGCCCGCCTCGAGGAGGCGCTGACTCCGGCCTTCACCCGCATGGCGGCGCCGAAGCTGGAGCTGTCGGTGCGGCTGATCAGCGCCGGCTGCTCGGAGGTCGAAGACTTTCGTCGCGCACTCGCCGAGGCGCGGGCCATCGACGTGCGGCGCGGGAGCGCGAGCTTCGGCCCGCAGCGCGACGATCTCGAGCTCACGGTCGACGGCCGCTCGGCGCGTCGCCACGCTTCTCAAGGCCAGCAGCGCGTGCTCTCGCTGGCGCTGAAGGTCGCGGAGCTCGATTGTGTGCGCCAGGCTCGCGGCGCGCACCCCATCCTCCTGCTCGACGACGTCTCCAGTGAGCTCGATGCACAGCGATTCGAAGCCGTGTTCACGCTGCTCCAAGGCATGCCGAGCCAGGTCTTCGTGACGACCCCGCGCCCCGAGCTGTTTGCCGTGCCCGGGCTCGAGCCAGCCGATCGGGCAGATTTCTCCGTGGTCGACGGCGCCATCCAACAGCTTGCGCGATAG
- a CDS encoding carboxypeptidase regulatory-like domain-containing protein, which yields MKRSLSVFAALSFATGIAFAQAPLDPGAGGPMPPGHPPVGANDAPAEPGEAPAAPMPPGHPPTTAGQRGAGTAARTDTSTPSKDLPPGTIDAQINDAEGKPLPGVSVRLGILRQSVAEGDSSEFKNAVTNADGKVRFDRLELGSRFSYRITVKQEPAEYASASINLREDSGQSVVLHVYPVTSDIRRTMVGMRGFLMVEPRDDVFQFEVLLRVFNVGATTWVPEDVVIELPRGWKGFSAQEGMGDTRAVAEGERGAKLLGTFSPGQHEVAFRFQVPNDHDETVDLKLGLPPHIAELQVMAESARGMGFEVSGMPPAQPSVREDGRRMLTTGRQLKPGEPEMEDVSLRLTGIPTPGPGRWYAAGIAAALAALGLMLTAQNGKEKPSLKSLPEKDISRARNLLLDELVALEQAHRNKDIGPRTYESARRALVNALARLEVDRPTPTGRVSKKRARAH from the coding sequence ATGAAGCGTTCGCTGTCGGTCTTTGCAGCCCTGTCGTTCGCTACGGGCATTGCGTTCGCGCAAGCGCCGCTCGATCCCGGCGCCGGCGGTCCCATGCCTCCCGGCCACCCGCCCGTCGGAGCCAACGACGCGCCCGCCGAACCGGGAGAAGCACCCGCCGCCCCGATGCCCCCTGGTCATCCTCCCACCACCGCAGGGCAACGCGGCGCGGGCACGGCTGCACGTACGGACACCAGCACCCCTTCGAAGGATCTCCCCCCGGGCACCATCGACGCACAGATCAACGACGCAGAGGGCAAACCCTTGCCGGGAGTGTCCGTACGCTTGGGCATCTTGCGTCAGAGCGTCGCAGAGGGTGACTCGAGCGAGTTCAAGAACGCGGTCACGAACGCCGACGGCAAGGTGCGCTTCGACCGCCTGGAGCTCGGCTCACGCTTCAGCTACCGCATCACGGTCAAACAAGAGCCGGCCGAGTACGCTTCCGCTTCGATCAACCTGCGGGAAGATTCCGGCCAGAGTGTGGTCTTGCACGTTTACCCCGTGACCAGCGACATCCGCCGCACGATGGTGGGCATGCGGGGCTTCTTGATGGTCGAGCCGCGCGACGACGTGTTTCAGTTCGAGGTCCTGCTGCGGGTCTTCAACGTGGGGGCGACGACCTGGGTGCCCGAAGACGTGGTGATCGAGCTGCCGCGCGGCTGGAAGGGTTTCAGCGCTCAAGAAGGCATGGGCGACACCCGGGCGGTCGCCGAAGGAGAGCGCGGCGCCAAGCTCTTGGGCACGTTTTCCCCCGGTCAACACGAGGTGGCGTTCCGCTTCCAGGTCCCGAACGATCACGATGAAACGGTCGATCTGAAGCTGGGTTTGCCACCCCACATCGCGGAGCTTCAGGTCATGGCCGAGTCCGCTCGCGGCATGGGCTTCGAGGTTTCGGGTATGCCACCTGCACAACCGAGTGTGCGAGAGGACGGCCGCCGCATGTTGACGACGGGTCGCCAGCTCAAGCCAGGTGAGCCCGAGATGGAAGATGTCTCGCTGCGCCTCACCGGCATTCCCACACCAGGGCCGGGCCGCTGGTACGCCGCCGGGATCGCAGCTGCCCTCGCGGCGCTCGGCTTGATGCTCACGGCGCAGAACGGCAAAGAGAAGCCTTCGCTCAAGTCGCTGCCGGAGAAGGACATCAGTCGCGCGCGCAACCTGCTCTTGGACGAGCTCGTTGCGCTCGAGCAAGCACACCGCAACAAAGACATCGGCCCGCGCACCTACGAGTCTGCACGAAGGGCGCTGGTGAACGCCCTCGCGCGTCTCGAGGTCGACCGCCCGACACCGACGGGGCGCGTCTCGAAGAAGCGCGCACGGGCGCACTGA
- a CDS encoding zinc ribbon domain-containing protein has protein sequence MPLRLNDLLPRLRPFALPLLVAAAAAVGAARGLGLALLVVAGGMLLFAISNLWESVQRLGDDGELTVDEALALAAPSAEEEKKRSVLRALKDLEYERSVGKVGDDDYAVLSARYRDEARRLLQALDRAETPARQRVERLIAKRLERAGIAATAAAAATTSPPSDDDASDDEVSEDAASGDDDAHASEGPATSQNDADDPADEDDDDANDDGADDDDADDGVVSAQAGGAAAETATCGDCGTRNDPDARFCKHCGESLS, from the coding sequence GTGCCGCTGCGCCTAAACGATCTGTTGCCACGCTTGCGCCCCTTTGCGCTGCCCTTGCTGGTTGCTGCTGCGGCGGCGGTCGGCGCGGCCCGCGGTTTGGGTCTTGCTCTCCTGGTTGTGGCGGGCGGAATGCTGCTCTTCGCAATCTCCAACCTCTGGGAGAGCGTTCAGCGCCTCGGCGACGACGGCGAGCTGACGGTGGACGAGGCCCTGGCGCTCGCGGCTCCTTCGGCGGAGGAAGAGAAGAAACGCTCCGTGCTGCGCGCGCTCAAAGATCTCGAATACGAGCGGAGTGTGGGCAAGGTCGGCGATGACGACTACGCCGTGCTGTCCGCACGATATCGCGACGAGGCGCGACGGCTGTTGCAAGCCCTCGATCGCGCCGAGACACCCGCGCGTCAGCGGGTCGAAAGGCTGATCGCCAAACGGCTGGAGCGCGCGGGCATTGCGGCGACAGCGGCGGCGGCGGCCACGACGAGCCCCCCCAGCGACGACGACGCCAGCGACGACGAGGTCAGCGAGGACGCGGCGAGCGGCGACGACGACGCACACGCGAGCGAAGGGCCCGCGACCAGTCAGAACGACGCGGACGACCCCGCGGACGAAGATGATGACGACGCGAACGACGATGGCGCGGACGACGACGACGCGGACGACGGGGTCGTGAGCGCCCAGGCCGGGGGAGCTGCCGCCGAAACCGCGACCTGTGGGGACTGCGGCACGCGCAACGATCCCGATGCACGGTTCTGCAAGCACTGCGGAGAGTCCCTGTCATGA
- a CDS encoding heme lyase CcmF/NrfE family subunit produces the protein MWQSLPELGTGVLYAILVAAAYTFAVSIAAGRGRPRLLDAARLGGYATCALIGLGVLLLAYAFITHDFRIRYVARYSDRSMPTAYLFAALWGGQDGSLLWWTTLLGAYTSGCLWWMKGRYRQLQPYVIATLMSVVGFFAVLMLFAANPFSTSISGASLDGEGLNPLLQNYWMAIHPPALYIGFVGCAVPFAFAVAALVTGRLDNDWIVGARKWMLFAWLFLSIGNALGMVWAYEELGWGGYWAWDPVENAACLPWFSASAYVHSTMIQERRNMLKVWNVVLICITFLLTIFGTFLTRSGLISSVHSFAQSNIGIFFVYYMGMVIAVCAGLIAWRWRELRGESRIEAVASREAAFVLNNWVLLGIATFIAVATLWPKLSEWIYKESVTVGPPFFNRWIAPAGVILFALMGLAPLFGWRKTSGESLKKAAAYPLVGMVVAVVLHVALGKSLGYPAFVHADQFYPGVVGVILQKAGSVLPALVVALAAFNTGVIVQEFARGVAARRRSSLKAGEQESIPTALMRLVDKSRRRYGGYIVHFGIVLMFIGFTGKAWSIDKEASMSPGDRMDIGSYSLTYKGPRMEVDVSKRMVFADLEVTQNGKSLGVMSPAKFIYKRSAEMPTTEVAMHRSFRDDLYLVVGMVSPETKKAAFQFHVNPLVSWIWIGVIVLIAGASISLWPELALKEVGAWGYVRATAAGLSAVAFAVWLAMSPSNAFAAERGARAPPPASPVPTAAAASEASPPVLGASLACVGGLGLGLAAALRRRRSPE, from the coding sequence ATGTGGCAATCCCTGCCTGAGCTTGGAACCGGCGTTCTTTACGCAATCCTGGTGGCCGCGGCCTACACCTTCGCGGTGAGCATCGCCGCTGGCCGAGGGCGACCCCGCCTGCTCGACGCGGCGCGCCTCGGCGGGTACGCGACCTGCGCGTTGATCGGCCTGGGCGTGCTGCTCTTGGCCTACGCCTTCATCACCCACGACTTCCGCATTCGTTACGTCGCTCGTTACAGCGACCGCTCGATGCCAACCGCGTACCTGTTCGCCGCGCTCTGGGGCGGACAAGACGGCTCGCTCTTGTGGTGGACGACCCTGCTCGGCGCGTACACCAGCGGCTGCCTGTGGTGGATGAAAGGTCGCTACCGCCAGCTGCAACCCTACGTGATCGCCACCCTGATGTCGGTCGTGGGATTCTTCGCCGTGTTGATGCTGTTCGCGGCGAACCCGTTCTCGACCAGCATCTCCGGCGCGTCGCTGGACGGCGAGGGTCTGAACCCACTCCTGCAAAACTACTGGATGGCGATCCATCCGCCGGCTCTCTACATCGGCTTCGTGGGCTGCGCCGTGCCGTTCGCCTTCGCGGTTGCCGCCCTGGTCACCGGTCGGCTCGACAACGACTGGATCGTCGGTGCGCGCAAGTGGATGCTGTTCGCCTGGTTGTTCCTCAGCATCGGCAACGCGCTGGGCATGGTCTGGGCCTACGAGGAGCTCGGCTGGGGTGGGTACTGGGCCTGGGATCCGGTAGAAAATGCCGCGTGTTTGCCCTGGTTCTCCGCCAGCGCCTACGTGCACTCCACGATGATCCAGGAGCGCCGGAACATGCTCAAGGTCTGGAACGTGGTGCTCATCTGCATCACGTTCTTGTTGACGATCTTCGGCACGTTCTTGACGCGCTCGGGGCTCATCTCGAGCGTGCACAGCTTCGCGCAGAGCAACATCGGGATCTTCTTCGTCTACTACATGGGCATGGTGATTGCCGTCTGTGCCGGGCTGATCGCCTGGCGCTGGCGCGAGCTGCGCGGCGAATCGCGCATCGAGGCCGTGGCCAGCCGCGAGGCCGCTTTCGTGCTCAACAACTGGGTGCTGCTGGGGATCGCGACCTTCATCGCCGTCGCGACGCTGTGGCCGAAGCTGAGCGAGTGGATCTACAAGGAGAGCGTCACCGTCGGGCCGCCCTTCTTCAATCGTTGGATCGCTCCGGCGGGAGTCATCTTGTTTGCGCTGATGGGCCTGGCGCCGTTGTTCGGGTGGCGCAAGACCAGCGGGGAGTCTCTGAAAAAAGCGGCCGCTTACCCCCTCGTGGGCATGGTCGTCGCGGTCGTGCTGCACGTGGCCCTGGGCAAGTCCCTCGGCTATCCGGCCTTCGTGCACGCCGACCAGTTTTATCCCGGCGTCGTAGGGGTGATCTTGCAGAAGGCCGGCTCCGTGTTGCCGGCGCTGGTCGTCGCCCTGGCGGCCTTCAATACCGGGGTGATCGTGCAGGAATTCGCCCGCGGTGTGGCCGCGCGCCGGCGTTCGTCGCTCAAGGCTGGCGAACAGGAGAGCATCCCGACGGCGCTCATGCGCCTGGTGGACAAGAGCCGTCGCCGTTACGGCGGCTACATCGTTCACTTCGGCATCGTGCTGATGTTCATCGGTTTCACCGGCAAGGCCTGGAGCATCGACAAAGAGGCGAGCATGTCGCCGGGCGATCGCATGGACATTGGCAGCTACTCGCTGACCTACAAGGGTCCGCGCATGGAGGTCGACGTCAGCAAACGCATGGTCTTCGCTGATCTGGAGGTCACCCAGAACGGCAAGTCCCTGGGCGTGATGTCCCCCGCGAAGTTCATCTACAAACGCTCAGCCGAGATGCCAACGACCGAGGTGGCGATGCATCGGAGCTTCCGCGACGACCTCTACCTGGTCGTGGGCATGGTGAGCCCCGAGACCAAGAAGGCGGCCTTCCAGTTTCACGTCAATCCGCTGGTCTCGTGGATCTGGATCGGAGTCATCGTGTTGATCGCTGGGGCGAGCATCTCGCTCTGGCCCGAGCTCGCGCTGAAGGAGGTCGGCGCTTGGGGTTACGTCCGCGCAACGGCCGCGGGACTCTCGGCGGTTGCCTTCGCAGTCTGGCTGGCGATGAGCCCTTCCAACGCATTTGCGGCTGAACGCGGAGCCCGAGCTCCTCCGCCAGCCAGCCCCGTCCCCACGGCGGCCGCGGCGAGTGAGGCCTCGCCACCCGTCCTTGGCGCCAGTTTGGCCTGTGTTGGTGGGCTGGGGCTGGGCCTTGCCGCGGCGCTCCGACGGCGTCGTTCTCCAGAATAG